A genomic segment from Streptomyces sp. NBC_01233 encodes:
- a CDS encoding DUF6912 family protein produces the protein MRVYVPLTLPGLAEVHKAGELGPAPLRAYAVTPGLREWYVSDDIEELEYAALNRAAAASLRLLAADAGAPRRRVVVALDVDDKAATATPGVDEATLGQVILAAAVRLTVAAAVHVDADDADEDVAAAAQAIAAADGGDADAQFIVDGAEDHELLWFGVQEIPGLLK, from the coding sequence ATGCGTGTGTACGTCCCCCTGACCCTCCCCGGGCTCGCCGAGGTGCACAAGGCGGGTGAGCTGGGCCCCGCCCCGCTGCGGGCGTACGCCGTCACCCCCGGGCTCCGCGAGTGGTACGTGTCGGACGACATCGAGGAGCTGGAGTACGCGGCCCTGAACCGGGCCGCGGCCGCCTCCCTGCGGCTGCTCGCCGCGGACGCGGGTGCGCCGCGCCGCCGCGTCGTCGTCGCCCTCGACGTCGACGACAAGGCCGCCACCGCCACCCCCGGGGTCGACGAGGCCACGCTCGGCCAGGTGATCCTGGCCGCCGCCGTGCGGCTCACGGTGGCCGCCGCCGTGCACGTGGACGCCGATGACGCCGACGAGGACGTGGCCGCCGCCGCGCAGGCCATCGCCGCCGCCGACGGCGGGGACGCGGACGCGCAGTTCATCGTCGACGGAGCCGAGGACCACGAGCTGCTGTGGTTCGGCGTGCAGGAGATTCCGGGGTTGCTGAAGTGA
- a CDS encoding HAD family hydrolase, translating into MTEKHIVWDWNGTLLHDIDAVIVATNASFAELGFAPITLETYRDLYVVPVPKFYERLMGRLPTDEEWVVMDEAFHRHYWAAAEDAGLADGARELLQEWQRDGLTQSLLSLAPHEKLIPLVRTHGIDHHFLRVDGRIGPSHTSKAGHLVRHLAALDGTGVTAGRTVLIGDAVDDALAAAHVGARAVLYTGGSHSRSSLESAGVPVVDTLAEAVRTARGLSE; encoded by the coding sequence GTGACCGAAAAGCACATCGTCTGGGACTGGAACGGCACCCTCCTCCACGACATCGACGCCGTCATCGTCGCCACCAACGCCTCCTTCGCCGAGCTCGGCTTCGCGCCGATCACCCTGGAGACCTACCGCGACCTGTACGTCGTACCGGTGCCGAAGTTCTACGAGCGCCTCATGGGACGGCTGCCCACCGACGAGGAGTGGGTGGTCATGGACGAGGCCTTCCACCGGCACTACTGGGCGGCTGCCGAAGACGCCGGGCTCGCCGACGGCGCCCGGGAGCTGCTCCAGGAGTGGCAGCGGGACGGACTCACCCAGTCCCTGCTGTCCCTCGCGCCCCACGAGAAGCTCATACCGCTGGTCCGGACCCACGGCATCGACCACCACTTCCTGCGCGTCGACGGGCGGATCGGCCCCTCCCACACCTCCAAGGCGGGACACCTCGTACGCCACTTGGCCGCCCTGGACGGGACGGGTGTGACGGCGGGCCGTACGGTCCTCATCGGAGACGCCGTGGACGATGCCCTGGCCGCCGCCCACGTCGGTGCCCGGGCGGTCCTCTACACGGGTGGTTCGCACAGTCGTAGCAGTCTGGAATCAGCCGGTGTGCCGGTCGTGGACACCCTGGCCGAGGCCGTAAGGACAGCTCGCGGGCTGTCCGAATAG